Proteins found in one Sporosarcina sp. FSL K6-3457 genomic segment:
- a CDS encoding accessory gene regulator B family protein has translation MKLTNVETNLLGIFTDEVALDNLEKIKLVHGWRLITTEATKLVAMYCVAFLAGCFFETFLVHFSFFFFRQVAYGIHSKNYLTCLVISCITFPFSAFLINNGEVAPLSIWVIYSISALLLMLLAPIGSSINNIRGPLHARYLRRKMYSRLCILGVTLLFIPSTITKFLVVGLLIETIAVMVAFIKKED, from the coding sequence ATGAAGCTTACAAATGTAGAAACGAATTTACTGGGAATATTCACCGATGAAGTAGCCTTAGACAATCTTGAAAAAATAAAGTTAGTTCATGGATGGCGGTTAATAACTACAGAAGCTACAAAATTAGTAGCTATGTATTGTGTCGCTTTTCTAGCAGGATGTTTTTTCGAAACATTTCTAGTACATTTCTCCTTTTTCTTTTTCCGACAAGTCGCTTACGGTATTCATAGTAAAAACTACCTTACATGCTTAGTGATTAGTTGCATCACTTTCCCTTTCTCTGCCTTTTTAATAAATAATGGAGAAGTTGCACCATTGAGTATTTGGGTTATTTACTCTATTTCAGCACTACTATTAATGCTGTTAGCACCAATAGGCTCATCCATTAACAACATCAGAGGGCCTTTACATGCCCGGTATCTGAGAAGAAAAATGTATAGTAGACTTTGTATTTTGGGAGTTACTCTTCTATTCATCCCTAGCACCATTACTAAATTTTTAGTGGTTGGACTTTTAATAGAAACCATTGCCGTCATGGTAGCTTTTATAAAAAAGGAGGATTGA
- a CDS encoding cyclic lactone autoinducer peptide — MLKLVAKVLIFWGTIGSKQMCHGVFHEMETPEELKNIDF, encoded by the coding sequence ATGTTAAAATTAGTTGCGAAAGTGCTTATTTTTTGGGGAACTATTGGTAGTAAGCAAATGTGCCATGGTGTCTTTCATGAAATGGAAACACCGGAAGAATTGAAAAATATTGACTTTTAA